In one Desulfoferula mesophila genomic region, the following are encoded:
- a CDS encoding DUF4412 domain-containing protein, with the protein MNYVRALWTAILILAWAAPAAAGWLILEKSEGELSSLYYQNNQVRDESGESITIMDLVKGHLILVNTEAKTYWTGPVSDMLKMRDQAMRMMQDQLKEMPPEQRAQAEKAMQEAMGPPNAPAPKVTVKNTGQSRVINGLQAHKYEIWVDGQLLEEQWLAPAIDLTKELDTKKMQKMMSVFAQASGENSYESDPAVQELWSKGYPVRTVQHLNGETLVREVVLAHKETLSDSLFAVPEGYQRVKLMEMFH; encoded by the coding sequence ATGAACTACGTCAGAGCCCTTTGGACCGCCATCTTGATCCTGGCCTGGGCCGCTCCGGCCGCGGCGGGATGGCTTATTCTGGAAAAGTCCGAGGGCGAACTCAGTAGTCTGTATTATCAGAACAACCAGGTGCGCGACGAAAGCGGTGAATCCATCACCATCATGGACCTGGTCAAGGGCCACCTAATCCTGGTGAACACCGAGGCCAAGACCTATTGGACCGGCCCGGTTTCCGACATGCTCAAGATGCGCGACCAGGCCATGCGCATGATGCAGGACCAGTTGAAAGAGATGCCCCCCGAACAGCGGGCCCAGGCGGAGAAGGCCATGCAGGAAGCCATGGGCCCACCCAACGCCCCCGCCCCCAAGGTGACGGTCAAAAACACCGGGCAAAGCAGGGTCATCAACGGCCTGCAAGCGCACAAATACGAGATTTGGGTGGACGGCCAACTTCTGGAGGAGCAATGGCTGGCCCCGGCCATCGACCTGACCAAGGAATTGGACACCAAGAAGATGCAAAAAATGATGTCCGTTTTCGCCCAAGCCAGCGGAGAAAACTCCTACGAGTCCGACCCGGCGGTGCAGGAGTTGTGGAGCAAGGGCTACCCGGTCAGGACGGTCCAACACCTGAACGGGGAAACCCTGGTGCGCGAGGTGGTGCTGGCCCACAAAGAGACCCTGTCCGACTCCCTGTTCGCGGTTCCCGAGGGCTATCAACGGGTGAAGTTGATGGAGATGTTCCACTAG
- a CDS encoding lysylphosphatidylglycerol synthase transmembrane domain-containing protein, protein MKKSAKTWLRLGISAGLLLVLLLFFVDLGQAWRAVAGASWEYLLLLLVAMTLDRCLMSYKWRLLLVSQGYQAGHGEALKAYYLATFAGCFLPSTLGADAVRVGLFARPERPSQAVAASIFLERALGFVAAALAAVVGLVLLAGISTELPAGFFYLSFGLLAVATLAVVLSFSAWAERLHGQAERRWRERSRLLAWVLDFVKAYHQYRRQRGVLLWFLFLSFIEQGAPVIFNWLIARALHLDLTLLESAAVTPVVFFLARLPVSFSSFGVLEGLYVAFFRLVGVGATSAFLIGFLLNLASMVSALPAIPMYLRGGISRSAKPPQPPSPSR, encoded by the coding sequence TTGAAAAAGTCCGCCAAAACCTGGTTGCGCCTGGGCATCAGCGCCGGCCTGTTGCTGGTGTTGCTGCTGTTTTTCGTGGACCTGGGCCAGGCCTGGCGGGCGGTGGCCGGGGCCAGCTGGGAATACCTGCTCTTGCTGCTGGTGGCCATGACCCTGGACCGCTGCCTGATGAGCTACAAGTGGCGGCTGCTGTTGGTGAGCCAGGGCTACCAGGCGGGGCACGGCGAGGCGCTCAAGGCCTATTACCTGGCCACCTTCGCGGGTTGCTTCTTGCCCAGCACCCTGGGGGCCGACGCGGTGCGGGTGGGCCTGTTCGCCCGGCCGGAGCGCCCCAGCCAGGCGGTGGCGGCCAGCATCTTCCTGGAGCGGGCCCTGGGTTTCGTGGCCGCCGCCCTGGCCGCCGTGGTGGGCCTGGTGCTCTTGGCGGGCATCAGCACCGAGCTGCCCGCCGGCTTTTTCTACCTGTCCTTCGGCCTGCTGGCCGTGGCCACCCTGGCGGTGGTTCTTAGCTTTTCCGCCTGGGCCGAGCGCCTGCACGGCCAGGCCGAGCGCCGCTGGCGCGAGCGCAGCCGCCTGCTGGCCTGGGTTTTGGATTTCGTCAAGGCCTACCACCAATACCGCCGCCAGCGGGGGGTGCTGCTGTGGTTCCTGTTCCTGTCGTTCATCGAACAAGGCGCGCCGGTAATCTTCAACTGGCTCATCGCCCGGGCCCTGCATTTGGACCTCACCCTGCTGGAGTCGGCGGCGGTGACCCCGGTGGTGTTCTTCCTGGCCCGCCTGCCGGTGAGCTTTTCCAGCTTCGGGGTGTTGGAGGGCCTTTACGTGGCCTTTTTCCGCCTGGTGGGCGTCGGGGCCACCTCGGCTTTCCTGATCGGCTTTTTGCTAAACCTGGCCTCCATGGTCAGCGCCCTGCCCGCTATCCCCATGTACCTGAGGGGCGGCATAAGCCGCTCCGCCAAACCGCCGCAACCGCCTTCCCCATCGCGCTGA
- a CDS encoding DsrE family protein produces the protein MPKRKHFAVVVLMAFALAMAGLAQAAPVQGYPALQGVKSMNAVIDVRGKSPGAMLGALKLVHAMYKDKAVTQTDPGRHFVVIFIGPAVKLVSTARQGFSPAEAKVLDQLAQEVKAMAADGIKLELCVFAAKVFNVKLPTILPEITQVPNGWISLIAYQQKGFALVPIY, from the coding sequence ATGCCCAAAAGGAAACATTTCGCGGTGGTAGTGCTTATGGCTTTTGCCCTGGCCATGGCCGGCCTGGCCCAGGCGGCCCCGGTCCAGGGATACCCGGCCCTGCAGGGCGTCAAATCCATGAACGCGGTGATCGACGTGCGGGGCAAAAGCCCGGGGGCGATGCTGGGGGCCCTGAAGCTGGTGCACGCCATGTACAAGGACAAGGCGGTCACCCAGACCGATCCCGGCCGCCACTTTGTGGTGATTTTCATCGGCCCCGCGGTTAAGTTGGTGTCCACCGCCCGCCAGGGATTTTCCCCGGCCGAGGCCAAGGTGCTGGACCAGTTGGCCCAGGAGGTGAAAGCCATGGCCGCCGACGGCATCAAGCTGGAGTTGTGCGTGTTCGCGGCCAAGGTGTTCAACGTGAAGTTGCCCACCATCCTGCCGGAGATAACCCAGGTGCCCAACGGCTGGATTTCCCTGATCGCCTACCAGCAAAAGGGCTTTGCCCTGGTGCCCATCTACTAG
- the asnB gene encoding asparagine synthase (glutamine-hydrolyzing) — MCGINGFSWEDQGLIQAMNERLVHRGPDAHGDYVGGGASLGHTRLSIIDLSERGRQPMVNEHGDVRIVVNGEIYNYLDLRKELVAAGHVFRSDSDSEVVLHGYEQWGPGVIERITGMFCFAVLDEKRRRIMLGRDRLGIKPLYYHHAGGKLIFSNEIKGLLCWEGLQRRVDLPGLYQYLGYEYVPAPRTLFDGVKKLRQGHYAIFEMDSGQFSETQYWDVRFAPRFSRPEEAVEELQALLKLAVKRRLMSDVPLGVFLSGGLDSTTVVALMRELGVEHIRSFSIAYPDPSFSELEYANDMAQHYGTDQTVLMIEGLTMEDLESAVYHLDEPMTDLSAIPLMLICRKAKETVTVVLSGEGGDEIFAGYDRFKASKAAGYLNRLPGCAPLLHRLASLLPDQPQKKGAVNVAKRFLEGCVLPREGEHLRWQYFLPPALAGELFNREAAAALNIDDPFAPIRAVLASCNSSDRLDREVYLDLKLAMADSVLMKVDKMSMSTSLEVRVPFLDHEVVEFTASLPSWFKLKGFTTKYILRQAIRGLVPDRVAFRGKQGYSLPVKNLLRDQLRPVMQELLTTSPLVREFLNPATVNTLMAQHLAGTHNHNHVLWALMNAALWHRRFFEN, encoded by the coding sequence ATGTGCGGCATCAACGGATTCAGCTGGGAAGACCAAGGCCTTATCCAGGCCATGAACGAGCGCTTGGTACACCGGGGGCCCGACGCCCATGGCGACTACGTGGGCGGTGGGGCCAGCCTGGGGCACACCCGCCTGTCCATCATCGACCTCTCCGAGCGGGGTCGCCAACCCATGGTCAACGAGCACGGCGACGTGCGCATCGTGGTCAACGGCGAGATCTACAACTACCTGGACCTGCGCAAGGAGCTGGTGGCCGCGGGGCACGTGTTCCGCTCCGACAGCGACTCCGAGGTGGTGCTGCACGGTTATGAGCAGTGGGGACCGGGGGTCATCGAGCGCATCACCGGCATGTTCTGCTTCGCGGTGTTGGACGAGAAACGCCGCCGCATAATGCTGGGCCGCGACCGTCTGGGCATCAAGCCTCTCTACTATCACCACGCCGGGGGCAAGCTGATCTTCAGCAACGAGATCAAAGGCCTGCTGTGCTGGGAGGGCCTGCAGCGCCGGGTGGACCTGCCGGGGCTCTACCAATATCTGGGCTACGAGTACGTGCCCGCCCCACGCACCCTGTTCGACGGCGTGAAAAAGCTGCGCCAGGGCCATTACGCCATCTTCGAGATGGACAGCGGCCAGTTCAGCGAGACCCAGTACTGGGACGTGCGCTTCGCCCCCCGCTTCTCCCGCCCCGAGGAGGCGGTGGAGGAGCTTCAGGCCCTGCTCAAGCTGGCCGTCAAGCGCCGCCTGATGAGCGACGTGCCCCTGGGGGTGTTCCTCTCCGGCGGCCTGGACTCCACCACCGTGGTGGCCCTGATGCGCGAGCTGGGGGTGGAGCACATCCGCAGCTTTTCCATCGCCTATCCCGACCCCAGCTTCAGCGAGCTGGAGTATGCCAACGACATGGCCCAACACTACGGCACCGACCAGACGGTGCTGATGATCGAGGGCCTGACCATGGAGGACCTGGAGAGCGCGGTCTATCATTTGGACGAGCCCATGACCGACCTCTCGGCCATCCCGTTGATGCTCATCTGCCGCAAGGCCAAGGAGACGGTCACCGTGGTGCTCTCCGGCGAGGGCGGCGACGAGATCTTCGCGGGCTACGACCGCTTCAAGGCCTCCAAGGCGGCGGGCTACCTGAACCGCCTGCCCGGCTGCGCCCCCCTGCTCCACCGCCTGGCCTCCCTGCTGCCCGACCAGCCCCAGAAGAAGGGGGCGGTCAACGTGGCCAAGCGCTTTTTGGAGGGCTGCGTGCTGCCCCGCGAAGGCGAGCATCTGCGCTGGCAGTATTTCCTGCCCCCCGCCCTGGCCGGGGAACTGTTCAACCGCGAGGCCGCGGCGGCGCTCAACATCGACGACCCCTTCGCGCCCATCCGGGCGGTGCTGGCCTCCTGCAACTCCTCCGACCGCCTGGACCGCGAGGTGTACCTTGACCTCAAGCTGGCCATGGCCGACAGCGTTTTGATGAAGGTGGACAAGATGTCCATGTCCACCTCCCTGGAGGTGCGGGTACCCTTCCTGGACCACGAGGTGGTGGAGTTTACCGCCAGCCTGCCCTCCTGGTTCAAGCTCAAGGGCTTCACCACCAAGTACATCCTGCGTCAGGCCATCCGGGGCCTGGTGCCCGACCGGGTGGCCTTCCGGGGCAAGCAGGGCTATTCCCTACCGGTGAAGAACCTCTTGCGCGACCAACTCAGGCCGGTGATGCAAGAACTGCTCACCACCAGCCCCCTGGTGCGCGAGTTCCTCAATCCGGCCACGGTGAACACCCTCATGGCCCAGCACCTGGCCGGCACCCACAACCACAACCACGTGCTGTGGGCCCTGATGAACGCGGCCCTGTGGCATCGCCGCTTCTTCGAGAACTAA
- a CDS encoding lysylphosphatidylglycerol synthase domain-containing protein: MLETPANPQPRSRRRRAGAWLTMLLAGAITAGLLYYLAQTTTLDDWVGLFRGLPLVFLLAYMACFLGSMLLKALRYRLLLAASSQAAPPRFAGLVAVTFVSNLFVDLLPARSGSLAYIVFLNRKLAVDLPACFSSFAFSFIFDLIGMLPLFFLAIVLHGLAAGDSAPLLWALLGALAIIALAALYLLEKVLALMARLVAWLAPRLPGKLQAWAGRAAEELAAMAKDVATVKSRGVYGRVLVVSVAIRALKYLGLYLLVSGLAAQWPEQAAHLSFPLVLFALLAAEATASLPVSGIAGFGAYEGVMMATLRGAGLASTQAALIPFGLHLITQTIDYTLGALALVALGLIKPRENANEEPL, translated from the coding sequence ATGCTAGAAACCCCCGCCAACCCCCAGCCCCGCTCCCGCCGCCGCCGGGCCGGCGCCTGGCTGACCATGCTCCTGGCCGGGGCGATCACCGCCGGGCTCTTGTATTACCTGGCCCAAACCACCACCCTGGACGACTGGGTGGGCCTGTTTAGGGGCCTGCCCCTGGTGTTCCTGCTGGCCTATATGGCCTGCTTCTTGGGCTCCATGCTGCTCAAGGCGCTGCGCTACCGCCTGCTGTTGGCGGCCTCCAGCCAAGCCGCCCCCCCCCGCTTCGCGGGCCTGGTGGCGGTCACCTTTGTGAGCAATTTGTTCGTGGACCTGCTGCCCGCCCGCTCCGGCAGTCTGGCCTACATCGTGTTCCTCAACCGCAAGCTGGCCGTGGACCTGCCCGCCTGTTTCAGCTCCTTCGCCTTTTCCTTCATCTTCGACCTCATCGGCATGCTGCCCCTGTTCTTCCTGGCCATCGTGCTGCACGGCCTGGCCGCCGGGGATTCGGCCCCCCTGCTGTGGGCCTTGCTGGGGGCGCTGGCCATCATCGCCCTGGCCGCCCTGTACCTGTTGGAAAAGGTGCTGGCTCTGATGGCTCGCCTGGTGGCCTGGCTGGCCCCGCGTCTTCCGGGGAAGCTGCAAGCCTGGGCCGGGCGGGCGGCCGAAGAACTGGCGGCCATGGCCAAGGACGTGGCCACGGTGAAGAGCCGGGGGGTGTACGGCCGGGTGCTGGTGGTGTCGGTGGCCATCCGGGCCCTCAAGTATCTGGGCCTGTACCTCTTGGTCAGCGGCCTGGCCGCCCAGTGGCCGGAGCAGGCGGCTCACCTCTCCTTCCCCCTGGTGCTGTTCGCCCTGCTGGCCGCCGAGGCCACGGCCAGCCTGCCGGTGAGCGGCATCGCGGGCTTCGGGGCCTACGAGGGGGTGATGATGGCCACCCTCCGGGGGGCGGGCCTGGCCTCCACCCAGGCGGCCCTGATACCCTTTGGCCTGCACCTGATCACCCAGACCATCGACTACACCCTGGGGGCGCTGGCCCTGGTGGCCCTCGGCCTCATCAAGCCGCGAGAGAACGCAAATGAAGAGCCCCTTTAA
- a CDS encoding TolB family protein, which translates to MKSPFKKQPPKNWIILGVLALMLIVTAVHFGPRYLYSHFGDLVLGQVVGGLSQEQKQAVRAGTKGLKAKVVWSSSRSGNHELYMLTLPDMEFYRLTHNDRVEYYNRFSPDGQRLVFARSQRLWVSERDELPWDVWVMDLTTRDQTEVAKNGNYPQWVGNDQVSFMRGGQVVLKDLNSGQEKVLYDAGQPPVKGVPQTPELSPDRRLLAFTARGALRGTVVYDLAANKLRQMGDGCEITWYPDSRRVLWVENGGNGGTHILHSALEPLKPRVLMDLPGKYSHEYFPRLSPDGKWLVWGAAAKGHEHDIADYEIFLWQVGTPWESALRLTQNQANDRWPDIYIEK; encoded by the coding sequence ATGAAGAGCCCCTTTAAGAAGCAGCCGCCCAAAAACTGGATCATCCTGGGGGTGCTGGCTTTGATGCTGATAGTCACCGCGGTGCACTTCGGCCCCCGCTACCTCTACTCCCACTTCGGCGATCTGGTGCTGGGCCAGGTGGTGGGCGGGCTGAGCCAGGAGCAGAAGCAGGCGGTGCGCGCGGGCACCAAGGGGCTCAAGGCCAAGGTGGTGTGGTCTTCCAGCCGCAGCGGCAACCACGAGCTGTACATGCTCACCCTGCCGGATATGGAGTTCTATCGCCTGACCCACAACGACCGGGTGGAGTATTACAACCGCTTTTCGCCCGACGGCCAGCGCCTGGTTTTCGCCCGCAGCCAGCGCCTGTGGGTCAGCGAGCGCGACGAGTTGCCCTGGGACGTCTGGGTCATGGACCTCACCACCAGAGACCAGACCGAGGTGGCCAAGAACGGCAACTACCCCCAATGGGTGGGCAACGACCAGGTCAGCTTCATGCGCGGCGGCCAGGTGGTGCTCAAGGACCTGAACAGCGGCCAGGAGAAGGTGCTCTACGACGCCGGCCAGCCGCCGGTAAAGGGAGTGCCCCAGACCCCGGAGCTGTCGCCGGACCGGCGCCTGCTGGCCTTCACCGCCCGGGGAGCCCTGCGGGGCACCGTGGTCTACGACCTGGCCGCGAACAAGCTGCGCCAGATGGGGGATGGCTGCGAGATTACCTGGTACCCCGACAGCCGCCGGGTGCTGTGGGTGGAAAACGGGGGCAACGGCGGCACCCATATTTTGCACTCGGCCCTGGAACCCCTGAAGCCCCGGGTGCTCATGGACCTGCCCGGCAAGTACAGCCACGAGTACTTCCCCCGCCTATCGCCGGACGGCAAATGGCTGGTGTGGGGGGCGGCGGCCAAGGGCCATGAGCACGACATCGCCGACTACGAGATATTCCTGTGGCAAGTTGGCACGCCCTGGGAGAGCGCCCTGCGCCTGACCCAGAACCAGGCCAACGACCGTTGGCCGGACATATACATCGAAAAATAG
- a CDS encoding SIS domain-containing protein: MSQYAKQYLEEAQRIAASLDPAAIEKMVRVIETIREQNGRLFFVGVGGGAGNANHAVNDFRKIAGLECYTPTDNVSELTALINDEGWDGVFARWLRTSRLGAKDGVFVFSVGGGNLEKGISVNIVEALKLAREVGAKVLGVVGRDGGYTAQVGDAVIVIPTVNEATITPHTEAFQAVVWHLLVSHPDILRNEMKWESVK; encoded by the coding sequence GTGAGCCAGTACGCCAAGCAATATCTGGAGGAAGCCCAGCGCATCGCCGCCTCCCTGGACCCGGCGGCCATCGAGAAGATGGTGCGGGTGATCGAGACCATAAGGGAGCAAAACGGCCGCCTGTTCTTCGTGGGCGTGGGCGGCGGGGCGGGCAACGCCAACCACGCGGTCAACGACTTCCGCAAGATCGCGGGCCTGGAGTGCTACACCCCCACCGACAACGTGAGCGAGCTGACCGCCCTGATCAACGACGAGGGTTGGGACGGCGTGTTCGCCCGTTGGCTGAGGACCAGCCGCCTGGGAGCCAAGGACGGGGTGTTCGTGTTCAGCGTGGGCGGCGGCAACCTGGAAAAGGGCATTAGCGTAAACATCGTGGAGGCCCTCAAGCTGGCCCGGGAGGTGGGGGCCAAGGTGCTGGGCGTGGTGGGGCGCGACGGCGGCTACACCGCCCAGGTGGGCGACGCGGTCATCGTGATCCCCACCGTGAACGAGGCCACCATAACCCCCCACACCGAGGCCTTCCAGGCGGTGGTTTGGCACCTGCTGGTATCGCATCCCGACATCCTGCGCAACGAGATGAAGTGGGAGTCGGTAAAATAA
- a CDS encoding D-glycero-alpha-D-manno-heptose-1,7-bisphosphate 7-phosphatase: MGVGKIKRAVFLDRDGVLNPVVMRGGSPASPRGLNEFALVPGAGEQVARLKAAGYMVIVVTNQPDVARGLLEHDELEAMHQKLAQGAGPDEIRFCPHDDHHQCACRKPKPGMLTQAAAEHGLDLAASWLVGDGYKDMEAARAAGVRGVLIATDYNAQVEARLRVAGLAQAVDLILEQG, translated from the coding sequence GTGGGAGTCGGTAAAATAAAACGGGCGGTTTTCCTGGACCGCGACGGGGTGCTCAACCCGGTGGTGATGCGCGGCGGATCACCCGCCTCGCCCCGTGGCCTGAATGAGTTCGCTCTGGTGCCAGGCGCGGGGGAGCAGGTGGCCCGCCTGAAGGCGGCGGGCTATATGGTCATCGTGGTGACCAACCAGCCCGATGTGGCCCGGGGGCTGCTGGAGCATGATGAGTTGGAGGCCATGCACCAAAAGCTGGCCCAGGGAGCGGGGCCGGACGAGATACGCTTCTGCCCCCACGACGACCATCACCAGTGCGCCTGCCGCAAGCCCAAGCCCGGCATGCTCACCCAGGCGGCGGCGGAGCACGGCCTGGACCTGGCGGCCTCGTGGCTGGTGGGCGACGGGTACAAGGACATGGAGGCCGCCCGCGCCGCCGGGGTGCGGGGCGTGCTGATAGCCACCGATTACAATGCCCAGGTGGAGGCCCGCCTACGGGTGGCCGGCCTGGCCCAAGCAGTTGATTTAATTTTGGAGCAAGGATAG
- a CDS encoding transaldolase family protein, translating to MAIFLDSGKIEQVEKFLRWGVIRGVTTNPTILLKDGVTGGAAGMKKRAQEIAAMIAPLPLSLEVTSNDPAQMIEQGREFASLADNINVKITIHGPEGETENIEVIHALETKYDVRVNATAMMSAQQCLLAALAGASYVSLFGGRVNNMGYDAVDEISRLRELLELQGLDSQIIIGSVREINNVITWLHAGAHIVTVTPDILAGMLVHPYSKETVRMFLDDAKKCEMC from the coding sequence ATGGCCATTTTCCTGGACAGCGGCAAAATCGAGCAGGTGGAGAAATTCTTGCGCTGGGGGGTGATCCGCGGGGTCACCACCAATCCCACCATCCTGCTCAAGGACGGGGTGACCGGCGGCGCGGCGGGCATGAAAAAGCGGGCCCAGGAGATCGCGGCCATGATCGCGCCCTTGCCCCTGTCGCTGGAGGTGACCAGCAACGACCCCGCCCAGATGATCGAGCAGGGCCGGGAGTTCGCCTCCCTGGCCGACAACATCAACGTGAAGATCACCATCCACGGCCCCGAGGGCGAGACCGAAAACATCGAGGTGATCCACGCCCTGGAGACCAAATACGACGTGCGGGTCAACGCCACGGCCATGATGAGCGCCCAGCAGTGCCTCTTGGCCGCCCTGGCCGGGGCCTCCTATGTCTCCCTGTTCGGCGGCCGGGTGAACAACATGGGCTACGACGCGGTGGACGAGATTAGCCGCTTGCGCGAGCTCTTGGAGTTGCAGGGGCTGGACAGCCAGATCATCATCGGCTCGGTGCGCGAGATCAACAACGTGATCACCTGGCTGCACGCCGGGGCCCACATCGTCACCGTGACCCCGGACATCTTGGCGGGCATGCTGGTGCATCCTTACAGCAAGGAGACCGTGAGGATGTTTCTCGATGATGCCAAAAAATGTGAAATGTGCTGA
- a CDS encoding protoporphyrinogen/coproporphyrinogen oxidase, with protein MSEQAETTILGGGLTGLSLAQYLEGETLVLEAEERPGGLCRSFVKDGFTYDIGGHILFSRDQALLAQLTAWLKGNLLEQRRNNQIWFQDRFVKYPFENGLYALDKQDIFECLMGFLERSEAEPTNLEEWCRFRFGRGISEKYLIPYNDKIWKRPAADISVHWVERIPSPPTADVVKAAIGIETEGYTHQLNFLYPERGGIESLTNALAQGVNLVTGFRATAVKKTAQGWEVSDGQDTYACRRLISTIPVMDLAACLQGAPDDARGACAALQYNSVILVMLGVGHTGLADKSAVYIPDPALLPHRVCYMSYFSPFNAPEGCSHLVAEITVPPGDALLGAGEDELVGRVARDVSGLCGIDESEIIASQAQRIKHAYVVYDRDYLANRAKVYQWLEGLGLHTCGRFGSFEYLNMDQCLERARDLAAELNKE; from the coding sequence ATGAGTGAGCAGGCCGAGACCACCATCCTGGGCGGAGGCCTAACCGGCCTGAGCCTGGCCCAATACCTGGAGGGCGAGACCCTGGTGCTGGAGGCCGAGGAGCGCCCCGGCGGCCTGTGCCGCAGCTTCGTGAAAGACGGCTTCACCTACGACATCGGGGGGCACATCCTGTTTTCCCGGGACCAGGCCCTGTTGGCCCAGCTCACCGCCTGGCTGAAGGGCAACCTGCTTGAGCAGCGGCGCAACAACCAGATCTGGTTCCAGGACCGCTTCGTTAAGTACCCCTTTGAAAACGGCCTCTACGCCCTGGACAAACAAGACATCTTCGAGTGCCTCATGGGCTTTCTGGAGCGCAGCGAGGCAGAGCCGACCAACCTGGAGGAATGGTGCCGCTTCCGTTTCGGCCGGGGCATCAGCGAAAAGTACCTGATCCCCTACAACGACAAGATCTGGAAGCGCCCGGCCGCCGACATCTCGGTGCACTGGGTGGAGCGCATCCCCAGCCCGCCCACCGCCGACGTGGTCAAGGCGGCCATCGGCATCGAGACCGAAGGCTACACCCACCAGCTCAACTTCCTCTACCCCGAGCGCGGGGGCATCGAGTCGTTGACCAACGCCCTGGCCCAGGGGGTGAACCTGGTCACCGGCTTTAGGGCCACGGCCGTCAAGAAGACGGCCCAGGGCTGGGAGGTCAGCGACGGCCAAGACACCTACGCCTGCCGCCGCCTTATCTCCACCATCCCGGTGATGGACCTGGCCGCCTGCCTGCAAGGCGCGCCGGACGACGCTCGCGGCGCCTGCGCGGCCCTGCAATACAACAGCGTGATCCTGGTGATGCTGGGGGTGGGGCACACCGGCCTGGCCGACAAGAGCGCCGTCTACATCCCCGACCCGGCCCTTCTGCCCCACCGGGTGTGCTACATGAGCTACTTCAGCCCCTTCAACGCCCCGGAGGGCTGCTCCCACCTGGTGGCCGAGATCACCGTGCCGCCGGGCGATGCCCTGCTCGGCGCCGGTGAGGACGAGTTGGTGGGCCGGGTGGCCCGGGACGTGAGCGGCCTGTGCGGCATCGACGAGAGCGAGATCATCGCCAGCCAGGCTCAGCGCATCAAGCACGCCTACGTGGTCTACGACCGCGACTACCTGGCCAACCGGGCCAAGGTCTACCAGTGGCTGGAAGGCCTGGGGCTGCACACCTGCGGCCGCTTCGGCTCCTTCGAGTATCTGAACATGGACCAGTGCCTGGAGCGGGCCCGGGATTTGGCCGCGGAACTTAATAAAGAATAA
- a CDS encoding sugar phosphate nucleotidyltransferase: MQAAIIAGGLGTRLGALTKDVPKPLVPVAGRPFLDHQLKLLRAGGVDKVVLCIGHLGEQIQDFVGDGSRWGLEVAYSLDGPVLLGTGGSLKKAAPLLEERFLLTWGDSYLEIEHRRVWQAFLASGLPAMMVVWRNRGAKEPSNVRLAGERVADYDKWSPGPEFDCIDYGLSALSREVLAAIPEGEPYAIEEVFRDLARRGELGAYVVERAFMEIGSPAGLAELEAHLRAREGKQP; this comes from the coding sequence ATGCAGGCGGCTATCATCGCCGGGGGCCTGGGCACCCGTTTGGGCGCGCTGACCAAGGACGTCCCCAAGCCCCTGGTGCCGGTGGCCGGGCGGCCCTTTCTGGACCACCAGCTGAAGCTGCTCCGGGCCGGCGGGGTGGACAAGGTGGTCTTGTGCATCGGCCACCTGGGTGAGCAGATCCAGGACTTCGTGGGCGACGGCTCCCGTTGGGGCCTGGAGGTGGCCTACAGCCTGGACGGCCCCGTCCTGTTGGGCACCGGCGGCAGCCTCAAAAAGGCGGCCCCCCTGCTGGAGGAGCGCTTTTTGCTCACCTGGGGGGACAGCTATCTGGAGATCGAGCACCGCCGGGTGTGGCAGGCCTTTTTGGCCTCGGGCCTGCCGGCCATGATGGTGGTTTGGCGCAACCGTGGGGCCAAGGAGCCCAGCAACGTGCGCCTGGCGGGCGAGCGGGTGGCCGACTATGACAAGTGGTCGCCCGGCCCGGAGTTCGACTGCATCGACTACGGCCTCAGCGCCCTGAGCCGCGAGGTGCTCGCGGCCATACCCGAGGGGGAGCCCTATGCCATCGAGGAGGTGTTCCGCGACCTGGCCCGCCGGGGAGAGCTGGGGGCCTACGTGGTGGAGCGGGCCTTCATGGAGATAGGCTCGCCCGCCGGTTTGGCCGAGTTGGAGGCCCACCTCAGGGCCCGGGAAGGAAAGCAGCCATGA